A genomic region of Cannabis sativa cultivar Pink pepper isolate KNU-18-1 chromosome 1, ASM2916894v1, whole genome shotgun sequence contains the following coding sequences:
- the LOC115707320 gene encoding heterogeneous nuclear ribonucleoprotein 1 encodes MEMEPGKLFVGGISWDTNEDRLREYFQAFGDVVEAVIMKDRATGRARGFGFIVFADPAVAEKVVVEKHVIDGRIVEAKKAVPRDDQNILNRSNSSIHGSPGPTRTKKIFVGGLASTVTESDFKKYFDQFGIITDVVVMYDHNTQRPRGFGFITYDSEDAVDKVLYKTFHELNGKMVEVKRAVPKELSPGPIRGQLGGFSQGGIGRVSSLLNGYSQGYNLNSVGGYGRFSPVTVGRSGFSPFNNGYAMGMNLETGLNPSYGINANHGSNLNYGRVLSPSYGGTPNRYSSAAGYGGVNEGSSSILSTTSRNLWGNGNLNYAANSNSNAFLGSGGGNTGVNSFGSIGPLWGSSPNANQGGGAGSTYSTSNLSYGGRDAGFVGSGSLGFGRNANVAAASSYATNGGYDGTHADIYDGGSLYGDATWRSSPSELEGSGSFGFGLGNGSSDVMSKNSGYIGGYGVTNRQSARGIAT; translated from the exons ATGGAAATGGAACCTGGCAAGCTCTTTGTTGGTGGTATATCTTGGGACACAAATGAAGACCGTCTCAGAGAGTATTTCCAGGCTTTTGGAGACGTAGTTGAAGCGGTGATTATGAAGGATCGAGCTACCGGCCGTGCTCGTGGATTTGGTTTTATTGTTTTTGCCGACCCTGCTGTTGCAGAGAAAGTTGTTGTAGAGAAACACGTGATAGATGGTAGAATT GTTGAAGCAAAAAAGGCAGTTCCTAGGGATGATCAGAACATCCTGAACAGAAGTAACAGCAGCATTCATGGGTCACCTGGACCTACTCGTACAAAAAAGATATTTGTAGGAGGTTTAGCATCGACAGTAACTGAAAGTGACTTTAAGAAGTATTTTGATCAGTTTGGGATAATTACAGATGTTGTAGTGATGTATGACCATAACACACAGAGGCCTAGAGGATTTGGTTTCATTACTTATGATTCAGAGGATGCAGTAGATAAAGTGTTGTACAAAACCTTCCACGAACTTAATGGCAAGATGGTTGAGGTTAAGCGAGCTGTCCCAAAGGAGTTATCCCCAGGACCAATTCGGGGCCAGTTAGGTGGTTTTAGCCAGGGTGGTATTGGTAGAGTTAGTAGCTTGCTTAATGGATACTCTCAGGGGTATAATCTCAACTCAGTTGGAGGGTATGGTAGATTTAGTCCAGTTACTGTTGGTCggagtggattttcaccattcaATAATGGTTATGCAATGGGAATGAATCTTGAGACAGGGTTGAATCCAAGCTATGGAATTAATGCAAACCATGGCTCTAACCTCAACTATGGACGGGTATTGAGCCCCTCATATGGTGGAACCCCAAACCGATACAGTAGCGCCGCTGGTTATGGTGGGGTCAATGAAGGAAGTAGCTCTATTCTAAGCACAACAAGTCGGAATTTGTGGGGCAATGGCAATCTCAACTATGCTGCAAACTCAAATTCAAATGCTTTTCTAGGTTCTGGTGGTGGGAACACAGGAGTTAACTCTTTTGGCAGCATTGGACCACTTTGGGGCTCCTCACCTAATGCAAACCAAGGTGGAGGTGCTGGTTCAACCTATAGTACTAGCAATCTCAGTTATGGTGGGAGAGATGCCGGTTTTGTTGGGTCTGGAAGTTTAGGCTTTGGAAGAAATGCAAATGTAGCAGCAGCATCATCATATGCCACAAATGGTGGTTATGATGGCACTCATGCAGACATATATGATGGTGGCTCACTTTATGGGGATGCCACTTGGAGATCCTCACCATCAGAGCTAGAAGGGTCTGGCTCGTTTGGATTTGGACTAGGAAATGGATCTTCAGATGTCATGAGTAAAAATTCTGGTTATATTGGGGGTTATGGTGTTACCAATAGACAATCTGCAAGAG GAATTGCTACCTAG
- the LOC115707326 gene encoding putative yippee-like protein Os10g0369500 isoform X2 codes for MGRLYIESLSGHKIFKCKFCKVDSASHEDIVSKDFQGRFGRAYLFRVNISLGPTEERSLISGLHTVNDIYCSSCQQILGWRYEKAYEPSQKYKEGMYILEKERMLKEGW; via the exons ATGGGGAGACTATATATTGAATCGCTGAGTGGGCACAAGATCTTCAAGTGTAAGTTTTGCAAGGTTGACTCTGCCTCCCACGAAGACATCGTTTCCAAGGATTTTCAAGGTCGTTTTGGTAGAGCCTACCTCTTTAG GGTAAACATATCACTTGGGCCTACCGAAGAGCGAAGTCTCATTAGTGGTTTGCATACTGTGAATGACATCTATTGCAGTTCCTGCCAACAGATTCTGGGCTGGAGATAT GAGAAGGCTTATGAACCAAGCCAAAAATATAAAGAAGGAATGTATATTTTGGAGAAGGAACGGATGCTAAAGGAGGGTTGGTGA
- the LOC115707326 gene encoding putative yippee-like protein Os10g0369500 isoform X1, with protein sequence MGRLYIESLSGHKIFKCKFCKVDSASHEDIVSKDFQGRFGRAYLFRHAVNISLGPTEERSLISGLHTVNDIYCSSCQQILGWRYEKAYEPSQKYKEGMYILEKERMLKEGW encoded by the exons ATGGGGAGACTATATATTGAATCGCTGAGTGGGCACAAGATCTTCAAGTGTAAGTTTTGCAAGGTTGACTCTGCCTCCCACGAAGACATCGTTTCCAAGGATTTTCAAGGTCGTTTTGGTAGAGCCTACCTCTTTAGGCATGC GGTAAACATATCACTTGGGCCTACCGAAGAGCGAAGTCTCATTAGTGGTTTGCATACTGTGAATGACATCTATTGCAGTTCCTGCCAACAGATTCTGGGCTGGAGATAT GAGAAGGCTTATGAACCAAGCCAAAAATATAAAGAAGGAATGTATATTTTGGAGAAGGAACGGATGCTAAAGGAGGGTTGGTGA
- the LOC115707315 gene encoding pentatricopeptide repeat-containing protein At4g16470 isoform X1: MSLVKYLCRFTVMLSFESVPTHPFRSVGERQKSKAAAQLKALFTLVSFTIELPNCKTLKPLKPYLSLCYSPLFLSLSPKYMKAISRMKSLVSQTPFPCSQLSQKTHLALFSLATKSNQHNPTTTFLQKSNLLHLKPISCFPKTPCSLVQIQNRGLQMERESRTLRSGEVHVIVGPMFAGKTTTLLRRIQSEKSNGSFQVKPLTNNLQLDKTLKFLCFSGNLKEAVSLLCHSGIQVKTKTYALLLQECVYIKEYNSGRRIHAQMIVLGFVPNEYLKTKLLILYAKSGGLRTAHILFDKLLEKNLVSWNAIIAGYFQKGLTEMGLNLYYKMRQSGFIPDQYTFASVFRAFASLAALEHGKQAHGLLIKCNSMDNVIVNSALLDMYVKGSSLSDAHLVFDTSINKNVITWTSLISGYGLHGRVNKVLELFHRMKAEGVRPNYVTFLSVLCACSHGGLIDEGWEHFSSMKHYGIQPREQHYSAMVNLLGRAGRLKEAYEFILSSPFKEHSVIWGALLGACRVHGDMNLLKLAEKKYFELEPENAGKYEVLANAYATFGLWENVAKVRAAMKESGMIKEPAFSKIEVQREVHFFHKGDKTHLQSEEIYEMIEAITCILKDVGYIPEYNDG, encoded by the exons ATGTCGTTGGTCAAATATTTATGTCGTTTTACAGTTATGCTGTCGTTTGAGAGTGTCCCCACACACCCCTTCCGTTCCGTTGGAGAAAGACAAAAGTCAAAAGCAGCTGCTCAACTCAAGGCTCTCTTCACTCTTGTCTCTTTCACTATCGAGCTACCCAACTGTAAAACCCTTAAACCCTTGAAGCCCTATCTATCCCTCTGTTATAGCcccctttttctctctctctctcctaaaTACATGAAAGCTATTTCAAGGATGAAGTCCCTTGTATCTCAGACGCCATTCCCGTGTTCTCAACTTTCACAGAAAACACATTTGGCGTTATTTTCTCTTGCCACTAAATCCAATCAACATAACCCAACAACAACCTTTCTGCAAAAATCCAATCTTCTTCACCTGAAACCCATCTCCTGTTTCCCCAAAACACCATGCTCTTTGGTTCAAATTCAAAACCGCGGCCTGCAAATGGAGCGAGAGTCTCGGACGCTCAGGTCTGGCGAAGTTCACGTGATTGTTGGTCCTATGTTCGCCGGAAAGACTACCACGCTTCTTCGTCGGATTCAATCAGAGAAAAGCAACGGCAG CTTTCAGGTCAAGCCTCTAACAAACAACCTCCAATTGGATAAAACATTAAAGTTTCTTTGTTTTTCGGGGAATTTGAAGGAAGCTGTCTCTCTATTGTGCCATTCAGGGATACAAGTGAAAACAAAGACGTATGCTCTTCTCTTGCAAGAATGCgtatatataaaagaatataATAGTGGGAGAAGAATCCATGCACAAATGATTGTTTTGGGATTTGTCCCTAACGAATATTTAAAGACCAAATTGTTGATATTGTATGCAAAGTCTGGGGGACTAAGAACAGCCCACATTTTGTTTGATAAACTTCTGGAAAAAAATTTAGTTTCATGGAATGCAATAATTGCAGGGTATTTTCAAAAGGGACTAACAGAGATGGGGTTAAATCTTTATTACAAGATGAGACAGAGTGGCTTTATACCGGATCAGTATACCTTTGCATCTGTATTTAGAGCCTTTGCCTCTTTAGCAGCATTGGAACATGGCAAGCAAGCCCATGGTCTCTTGATCAAGTGCAATAGTATGGACAATGTTATAGTCAACAGTGCCCTCTTAGATATGTACGTTAAGGGCAGTAGCCTATCTGATGCACATTTGGTATTTGATACCTCTATTAATAAGAATGTCATTACATGGACTTCTTTGATATCTGGGTATGGTCTGCATGGAAGAGTTAATAAGGTGTTGGAGCTTTTCCATAGGATGAAGGCTGAAGGTGTCAGACCAAATTATGTTACTTTTTTATCAGTTCTTTGTGCTTGTAGCCATGGAGGTTTGATTGATGAGGGTTGGGAACACTTTTCTTCAATGAAACATTATGGTATTCAACCAAGAGAACAACACTATTCTGCTATGGTCAATCTTTTAGGTCGTGCTGGGAGGCTAAAAGAAGCTTATGAGTTCATTCTGAGCTCACCTTTCAAAGAGCACTCAGTGATATGGGGAGCTTTGCTTGGGGCTTGTAGAGTTCATGGAGACATGAACCTGTTAAAGCTTGCAGAGAAGAAGTACTTTGAATTGGAACCAGAAAATGCTGGTAAATATGAAGTCTTGGCTAATGCTTATGCCACTTTTGGATTATGGGAAAATGTGGCAAAGGTTAGGGCTGCAATGAAGGAATCGGGGATGATAAAAGAACCTGCTTTTAGCAAGATTGAGGTTCAAAGGGAGGTCCACTTCTTTCATAAGGGTGACAAAACTCATTTACAATCTGAGGAGATTTATGAGATGATTGAAGCAATCACTTGCATTTTGAAGGATGTAGGGTATATTCCTGAATATAATGACGGGTAA
- the LOC115707324 gene encoding ras-related protein RABA5a — MAFYSEEKTEDYLFKIVLIGDSAVGKSNLLARFARDEFYPNSKSTIGVEFQTQKIDINGKEIKAQIWDTAGQERFRAVTSAYYRGAVGALVVYDISRRQTFDSIGRWLNELHTHSDMNVVTILVGNKSDLKDAREVSTAEGKALAEAQGLFFMETSALDSSNVVAAFQTVVKEIYHILSRKVMISQELKKQDPTWTGNGKTVVLQAEGTPETGPELKKGWCCSS, encoded by the exons ATGGCTTTTTATTCTGAGGAAAAAACTGAAGATTATCTTTTCAAGATTGTTCTTATTGGTGATTCTGCTGTTGGAAAATCAAATTTGCTTGCAAGATTTGCTAGGGATGAGTTCTACCCGAATTCAAAATCAACTATAGGAGTAGAGTTCCAAACACAGAAGATTGACATCAATGGAAAGGAAATTAAAGCACAGATATGGGATACGGCTGGTCAAGAGCGGTTCAGAGCTGTTACATCTGCATATTATAGAGGTGCGGTCGGAGCTCTTGTGGTGTACGATATAAGTAGACGCCAAACATTTGATAGCATTGGAAGATGGCTTAATGAACTTCATA CTCACTCCGACATGAAtgtagtcacaatacttgttggtAACAAGTCTGATCTTAAAGATGCTAGGGAGGTATCCACCGCTGAAGGCAAAGCCTTGGCTGAAGCACAGGGTTTGTTTTTCATGGAGACATCGGCTCTTGATTCATCTAATGTTGTTGCTGCCTTTCAGACGGTTGTGAAAGAGATCTACCACATATTAAGCCGTAAAGTTATGATTTCTCAAGAGCTTAAGAAACAGGATCCTACATGGACAGGGAATGGAAAGACTGTGGTTTTACAGGCAGAAGGAACTCCAGAAACAGGGCCCGAACTTAAAAAGGGTTGGTGCTGCTCTTCTTAA